One stretch of Candidatus Marinimicrobia bacterium CG08_land_8_20_14_0_20_45_22 DNA includes these proteins:
- the buk gene encoding butyrate kinase produces MKKEAILVINPGSTSTKLALFDRDGAVFVENIDHAGTAISNMPNIQEQLPLRIEIVNRTFKKWLNEHDLIAVVGRGGLLRPLKSGIYRVNEAMMDDAINCKYAIHASNLGASIADGVAKEYNVPAFVVDPVTVDEFIPEARISGTPEIVRRSRLHALNVNACVRKESEKLGKSICESNFVIAHLGGGITIAAIDHGNIIDCNDALMGMGPFSPERAGSMPLEQLLRLATSRKYTMKEFYTKFSKNAGLKAYLGTNDVREVLSRIEKGDDYARLIFTAMIYQISKEIGAYATVLKGKVDRIIITGGLARSEKIIAMIRERVGFLAEISVYPGENELEAMATGGFRAIDGIQEIQTYKQEK; encoded by the coding sequence GTGAAAAAAGAAGCAATTTTAGTCATTAATCCCGGGTCGACTTCTACCAAGTTGGCACTTTTTGACCGAGACGGCGCCGTTTTTGTTGAAAATATCGATCACGCGGGAACCGCCATCAGCAATATGCCGAATATTCAGGAACAACTGCCGCTTCGCATTGAGATCGTCAATCGGACTTTCAAAAAATGGCTAAACGAACACGATTTGATTGCGGTTGTTGGCAGAGGTGGATTATTGCGCCCACTGAAAAGTGGGATTTATCGGGTCAATGAAGCGATGATGGATGATGCGATTAACTGCAAATACGCCATTCATGCGAGCAATCTCGGTGCTTCGATTGCCGATGGAGTTGCCAAAGAATACAACGTTCCGGCATTTGTCGTCGATCCGGTGACCGTCGATGAGTTTATTCCGGAAGCGCGGATTTCGGGAACGCCGGAAATTGTCCGTCGGAGCAGGCTTCATGCGCTGAACGTCAACGCTTGCGTTCGGAAAGAATCTGAAAAACTCGGGAAATCGATCTGCGAATCCAATTTTGTTATCGCGCATTTGGGCGGCGGTATCACGATTGCGGCGATTGATCACGGCAATATCATCGATTGCAATGACGCTTTGATGGGAATGGGGCCATTCTCGCCGGAACGAGCCGGCTCTATGCCTTTGGAACAACTACTTCGGCTGGCGACATCCAGAAAATATACAATGAAAGAATTTTACACGAAATTCTCCAAGAACGCCGGACTGAAAGCTTATCTCGGGACGAATGATGTGCGCGAAGTTTTGTCCCGAATCGAAAAAGGCGATGATTACGCCCGACTGATTTTTACGGCAATGATTTATCAGATTTCAAAAGAAATTGGCGCTTACGCAACGGTTCTGAAAGGGAAAGTCGATCGGATTATCATAACCGGCGGACTGGCAAGATCAGAAAAGATAATCGCGATGATTCGGGAGCGGGTTGGTTTTCTTGCTGAGATTTCCGTCTATCCCGGTGAAAACGAATTGGAAGCGATGGCGACTGGCGGATTCCGAGCCATCGATGGAATTCAGGAAATTCAAACCTACAAGCAGGAAAAATAA
- a CDS encoding UDP-2,3-diacylglucosamine hydrolase — translation MRENVYFVSDVHLRLKESVSETIKKQRLFGLFDEIMRQNASLWIVGDLFDFWFEYKHVIPRQFFSVLRKLQEMTQSGCEIHILGGNHDYWLGSFISNEIGLKIHPSPIAYSIGGKSFFITHADGILKRDRWYRVMRWIFRNPVTIALFRMIHPGLAFGLAAKISQKSRHFSMRDIELETQERSELILYGQERLKESYDYVITGHFHLPTFYLEGEKKIVNLGDWMKYFTFGHFDGQDFRLCYWKCEDSQPIK, via the coding sequence ATGAGAGAGAATGTATATTTCGTTTCTGATGTCCACCTCCGGTTAAAGGAGTCTGTTTCCGAAACGATCAAAAAGCAACGGCTCTTCGGTTTATTCGATGAGATTATGCGCCAAAATGCTTCACTTTGGATTGTCGGTGACTTGTTCGACTTTTGGTTCGAATATAAACACGTCATTCCGCGTCAGTTCTTTTCGGTATTAAGGAAACTACAGGAAATGACCCAATCGGGTTGCGAAATTCACATCCTCGGCGGAAACCACGACTATTGGTTAGGCAGTTTTATTTCCAACGAGATCGGGTTGAAAATCCATCCAAGTCCTATTGCTTATTCCATCGGCGGCAAGTCGTTTTTCATCACACATGCTGACGGAATTCTCAAAAGAGATCGCTGGTACAGGGTGATGCGATGGATATTCCGTAATCCGGTGACCATTGCCTTGTTCCGGATGATTCACCCGGGATTAGCGTTTGGATTGGCGGCGAAAATTTCCCAAAAAAGCCGACACTTTTCAATGCGTGATATCGAACTCGAAACACAGGAACGCTCAGAATTAATACTTTACGGGCAGGAACGGCTGAAAGAATCTTACGACTATGTCATCACCGGCCATTTCCACCTACCAACCTTTTATTTAGAAGGTGAAAAAAAGATTGTCAATCTTGGCGACTGGATGAAATATTTTACATTTGGGCACTTCGATGGTCAGGATTTCCGTCTCTGCTACTGGAAATGTGAAGATTCTCAGCCAATAAAGTAA
- a CDS encoding phosphate butyryltransferase, with amino-acid sequence MIRTFDEIFKAVENLRRKKTISVAMADDFSVLSAIKEVDERGIANALLVGNADKIKAIAKQIGYAVKNENIVNVEGDEEVAARAVALVRGGKAEILMKGHVSTPILMKAVLNKETGLRKDDVLSHVTVAEASAYPRLILLTDGGLNIQPDLETKKAILKNVIGVAERLENPRPNASIICPIENVNPKILETVDAAELQKLGEAGEFGDAIVEGPIAMDVALSRNAAEKKGLVSKVAGETDIFLVPNLTCGNALIKALILLVGAKVGGVVVGAKVPIILLSRSDKPEEKLNSIAVAILLSE; translated from the coding sequence ATGATCAGGACATTTGACGAAATATTTAAAGCGGTCGAAAACCTCAGACGGAAAAAAACAATATCGGTGGCGATGGCGGATGATTTCAGCGTGCTGAGCGCTATCAAAGAAGTCGATGAGCGCGGAATTGCGAATGCTTTGTTGGTTGGTAATGCCGACAAAATCAAAGCGATTGCCAAACAGATCGGCTATGCGGTCAAAAATGAAAATATCGTGAACGTTGAAGGCGATGAAGAAGTCGCCGCTCGCGCCGTCGCATTGGTCAGGGGAGGAAAAGCAGAAATCCTGATGAAAGGGCACGTTTCGACGCCGATTCTCATGAAGGCCGTTTTGAACAAAGAAACCGGTCTGCGGAAAGACGATGTACTGAGTCACGTGACAGTTGCCGAGGCGTCTGCGTATCCGCGGCTTATTTTATTGACGGACGGCGGACTGAACATCCAACCGGATTTGGAAACGAAGAAAGCGATTTTGAAAAATGTCATCGGGGTGGCGGAACGATTGGAAAATCCAAGACCTAACGCATCGATCATTTGTCCAATCGAAAATGTCAATCCAAAGATTCTCGAAACCGTCGATGCGGCCGAACTTCAAAAATTAGGCGAAGCGGGCGAATTCGGCGACGCTATCGTCGAAGGACCGATCGCGATGGATGTTGCGCTGTCGCGGAATGCCGCCGAGAAAAAGGGCTTAGTCAGTAAAGTCGCGGGAGAGACGGATATTTTTCTGGTGCCGAATCTGACCTGCGGAAATGCGCTGATCAAGGCGCTGATATTGCTTGTCGGCGCAAAAGTCGGCGGCGTAGTCGTCGGTGCAAAGGTACCGATCATCCTGCTTTCGCGCTCGGACAAACCGGAAGAAAAACTGAACTCGATCGCGGTCGCGATTTTACTAAGCGAGTAA
- a CDS encoding phosphofructokinase: protein MRIGILTGGGDVPGLNPAIRAVTLRAIHEGFEVIGIRRGWAGLIDVIRDKDADNSANYLKLDENIVNKIGRTGGTFLHSSRTRPSHVAKDVVPEHLKDKYNDKINDLTPDVLKNLDFLGLDYLIPIGGDDTLSYGVTLHNTGFKVVGIPKTMDNDVPGTDYCIGFSTCVTRTLEMTHALRTSAGSHERFLVIEVFGRYAGFSAIVPTMAGAANRCVIPEYKFSMERLTELLVEDRYTNPSHYSVVLVSEGAMIAEQEQMVFQSDDKDAYGHKKLGGIGEVVAQRLKELSPKYNRGRKIESISQKLGYLVRCGDPDSLDSIVPMVYGNLALDLILKKKSGLLVNIRNGIYGNIPLDVVTSFKKNVDIEQYYNPDRLRPQYKSFDGKSIFIMTSDNNH, encoded by the coding sequence ATGAGAATTGGAATTTTAACTGGCGGCGGTGATGTACCGGGATTGAATCCTGCCATTCGCGCCGTTACACTGAGAGCTATTCACGAAGGTTTTGAAGTCATCGGCATTCGTAGGGGCTGGGCCGGGCTGATCGACGTTATTCGTGATAAAGACGCCGATAATAGTGCCAATTATCTGAAATTAGACGAAAATATCGTCAATAAAATCGGTCGTACGGGCGGCACGTTTTTACATTCGTCGAGAACTCGTCCCAGCCACGTGGCGAAAGACGTCGTTCCCGAACACCTGAAAGATAAATATAACGACAAGATCAACGATTTGACTCCCGATGTCTTGAAAAACTTGGATTTTCTAGGACTCGATTATTTGATACCGATTGGCGGTGACGATACGCTCAGCTACGGCGTGACACTTCACAATACCGGTTTTAAGGTCGTTGGCATTCCAAAGACAATGGATAATGATGTACCCGGAACGGATTATTGCATCGGTTTCAGCACCTGTGTGACTCGGACGCTGGAAATGACACACGCTCTTCGAACTTCTGCCGGTTCGCATGAACGCTTTTTAGTCATTGAAGTTTTCGGCCGTTATGCTGGATTTTCGGCGATCGTTCCAACGATGGCGGGCGCCGCTAACCGATGTGTTATTCCGGAATATAAATTTTCGATGGAACGACTGACAGAACTTTTAGTCGAAGACCGGTACACAAATCCAAGCCATTATTCAGTCGTTTTGGTTTCAGAAGGCGCTATGATCGCCGAACAAGAACAGATGGTTTTTCAATCGGATGATAAGGATGCGTATGGGCACAAGAAACTCGGTGGAATTGGCGAAGTTGTTGCCCAGAGGTTGAAGGAGTTATCTCCAAAATATAACAGAGGCAGAAAAATCGAATCCATCAGCCAGAAACTTGGCTATTTAGTAAGATGCGGCGATCCAGACTCGCTGGACTCAATCGTACCGATGGTTTACGGGAATCTCGCGCTTGATCTGATTCTCAAGAAAAAATCAGGTTTATTGGTCAACATAAGAAATGGGATATACGGAAACATTCCGTTGGATGTTGTCACGAGTTTTAAGAAGAATGTTGACATCGAACAATACTATAATCCAGACCGTTTGCGTCCGCAGTACAAGAGTTTTGATGGCAAATCGATCTTTATCATGACCAGTGACAACAATCACTAA